In one window of Coralliovum pocilloporae DNA:
- the proS gene encoding proline--tRNA ligase — protein MRLSRYFLPIIKENPKEAEIVSHRFMLRAGMIRQQAAGIYSWLPLGYKVLQKIGNIVREEQNRAGAVELLMPTIQSADLWRESGRYDDYGKEMLRIQDRHERDLLFGPTNEEMITDIFRQSVRSYKDLPKNLYHIQWKFRDEIRPRFGIMRGREFLMKDAYSFDIDQESARKAYNRMFVAYLRTFERLGLKAIPMKADTGPIGGDLSHEFIILASTGESEVFLHSDMLSMPVPGEDVDFDSDLQPIVDKWTSVYAATDEMHDEAAFNDLPDDNRVSARGIEVGHIFYFGTKYSAAMGAKVSGPDGSEVPVHMGSYGVGVSRLLGAIIEASHDDDGIIWPDSVAPFDAGLINLKVGDAETDAACQGLYERLSNAGLDVLYDDTDGRAGAKFATMDLIGLPWQIVVGPKGLKSGEIELKRRSTGERESLSIDALVNRLTAQ, from the coding sequence ATGCGTCTCTCCAGATATTTTCTGCCCATCATCAAAGAAAATCCGAAAGAAGCGGAAATCGTATCCCATCGCTTCATGCTGCGGGCCGGCATGATCCGTCAACAGGCTGCCGGTATCTATTCCTGGCTGCCGCTTGGATACAAGGTTCTGCAGAAGATCGGTAATATCGTCCGTGAAGAGCAGAACAGGGCCGGTGCGGTCGAGCTTCTCATGCCGACCATTCAGTCTGCGGACCTCTGGCGCGAGAGCGGTCGTTATGATGACTATGGCAAGGAAATGCTGCGCATCCAGGACCGGCATGAGCGCGATCTGCTGTTTGGTCCGACCAACGAGGAAATGATTACGGATATCTTCCGCCAGTCTGTTCGTTCCTACAAGGACCTGCCCAAGAACCTCTACCATATCCAGTGGAAGTTCCGCGATGAGATCCGTCCGAGATTCGGCATCATGCGTGGCCGCGAATTCCTGATGAAGGATGCCTATTCCTTCGATATTGATCAGGAGTCAGCCCGCAAGGCCTATAACCGTATGTTCGTTGCCTATCTCCGGACTTTTGAACGTCTGGGACTGAAAGCCATTCCGATGAAGGCTGACACCGGGCCGATTGGCGGTGATCTCAGCCATGAGTTCATCATTCTGGCCTCCACTGGCGAGAGCGAGGTTTTCCTCCACTCTGACATGCTGTCCATGCCGGTTCCGGGTGAGGACGTTGATTTTGACAGCGACCTGCAGCCAATCGTTGACAAGTGGACCTCAGTCTATGCAGCCACTGACGAGATGCATGACGAGGCAGCCTTTAATGACCTGCCGGATGATAATCGTGTGTCCGCACGTGGCATCGAAGTGGGTCATATCTTCTATTTCGGCACCAAATATTCTGCTGCCATGGGTGCCAAGGTCAGCGGGCCGGATGGTTCCGAGGTTCCTGTCCATATGGGCTCTTATGGCGTTGGTGTTTCCCGTCTTCTGGGTGCGATCATTGAAGCGAGCCATGATGATGACGGGATTATCTGGCCGGATTCCGTTGCGCCGTTCGATGCCGGTCTGATCAATCTGAAAGTTGGTGATGCGGAAACGGACGCGGCCTGTCAGGGGCTTTATGAGCGGCTGAGCAATGCCGGCCTTGATGTGCTCTATGATGATACGGATGGCCGTGCCGGTGCGAAATTCGCCACAATGGATCTCATTGGTCTGCCGTGGCAGATCGTGGTTGGACCAAAAGGACTGAAAAGCGGTGAGATCGAGCTGAAGCGACGGTCTACAGGCGAGCGTGAAAGCCTGTCGATTGATGCATTGGTGAACCGCCTGACCGCACAATAA
- a CDS encoding DUF1467 family protein, producing the protein MSWVTWTAIYVIVWWIMLFAVLPIGVQTQADAGEQILGTAPSAPVNPRLGLKALLTSLVAAVVLGAFYYAVEVLGLSLDDIPIGPDFS; encoded by the coding sequence ATGAGTTGGGTAACCTGGACAGCGATTTACGTCATTGTATGGTGGATTATGTTGTTCGCTGTTCTGCCCATCGGTGTGCAAACGCAGGCTGATGCCGGTGAGCAGATTCTGGGCACAGCCCCCAGCGCACCGGTTAATCCACGGCTTGGACTGAAAGCTCTGCTGACAAGCCTGGTCGCTGCGGTGGTCCTCGGTGCGTTCTATTATGCGGTTGAGGTTCTGGGCCTGTCGCTTGATGATATCCCGATCGGGCCTGACTTTTCATGA